From the Candidatus Omnitrophota bacterium genome, one window contains:
- a CDS encoding indolepyruvate oxidoreductase subunit beta, whose product MNKSRTVNIFFCGTGGQGVLTAAEICGWAAIFEGFHVKKSEVHGMAQRGGSVESHLRFGERVFSPLIPMGEADFLVAFYRQEGRRLKGYLKPAGLDLTDELENAAKIVHEKKYMNIFLLGVLSRHLSIKEASWLKAVERVFRNKNLEENKKIFCIARGAAL is encoded by the coding sequence ATGAATAAATCCAGGACGGTAAATATATTTTTTTGCGGCACAGGAGGGCAGGGGGTATTGACCGCCGCGGAGATCTGCGGCTGGGCCGCCATATTCGAGGGATTCCACGTGAAGAAATCCGAAGTGCACGGAATGGCTCAGAGAGGCGGTTCGGTGGAGTCGCACCTGCGTTTCGGCGAACGGGTATTCTCTCCGCTTATCCCTATGGGGGAAGCGGATTTTCTGGTGGCTTTTTACCGCCAGGAAGGGCGCAGGCTTAAGGGATACCTGAAGCCTGCCGGCCTGGACCTTACCGATGAGCTGGAGAACGCCGCTAAGATCGTGCATGAAAAAAAATATATGAATATATTCCTGCTGGGGGTTTTATCAAGGCATTTATCTATAAAAGAGGCGAGTTGGCTGAAAGCCGTCGAACGGGTATTCCGCAATAAGAACCTCGAGGAAAATAAAAAAATATTCTGTATAGCAAGAGGAGCCGCGCTATGA